In the Planifilum fimeticola genome, CTGATCCTTGGCCATCTTGATTGAAACCGGTTCGAAGTCTCCGAGAAAAGAGGAACAGCAGAGGATCCGACCGCAGGGACCGATTCCGCCCAGCATCTTCGCTTCGTCCCGCACGCCGATCTGCCGGAGTTCGATCCGCGTCCGGAACACCGAGGCCAGGTCGCGGACCAGCTCCCGGAAATCAACCCGTCCGTCGGCGGTAAAATAGAAGATCACCTTGTTCCGGTCAAAGGTGTATTCCGCGTCGACCAGCTTCATTTCCAACCCGTGTTCCCGGATCTTTTCCCGGCAGATATCCAAGGCCTCCAGGGCGGCTTGACGGTTTCGCTCCAGCTGTTCGGCGTCTTCCGGTCCGGCGATGCGGATCACCTTCTTCAGAGGCAGGACGACCTCCTCCTCCGTGACATAACGGATCCCCGACACCACTTTTCCGTACTCGATCCCCCTCACGGTTTCAACGATGACGTGATCCCCCGGGCGTATGGGCAACCCGCAGGGGTCGAAATAATATATCTTACCCGCTTGTCGAAAGCGGACTCCGGTCACTGCGAACATGGAACGATCCCTCCTGAATGGCCAGCACCATCTGTTCGAATACGGCCTGGGGCTGCACCGGTCCGCTCAGCTGCCGCCGCGCTTGGATGACGCAATCCATCGCCTGCACCAGCCGGGACGGAGTCCACCCGGCGGACTGCCTTCTCAGCTCGGCATCCCAGCGGGTGAAGACCTCCCGCTCCGTCCGCCCCAGCATCCGATTCAACAGATCCCGAAGCCAAAGGAGCATCAGTTCGAGAACCGTTTCCAGCGTTTTCTTGCTCGGATTTCCTCTCATCCACTCGGTTTGCAGGGAGATCAGAGCATCCCCCCGGCCGGCAAGCACTTCTCCACTCCATTTTATCACTTGCTCACAAAGACGGGCAAACTCCTCCCCACCGGCCAAGCGACGGGCCGCTTCCCCGCCGTCGGCAAGATGGGCGGCGATCCGCGCCAGCGCCGGATCCATCCCTTCTCCGATCAGCCGCTGTTCGAGATGTTCCGGCAAAGGCTGAACGAAGCGAATTTGCTGACAGCGGGAACGGATCGTCGGAAGCACCGCATCCTCCCGGTCCGCGATCAGCACCGCAACCATCGGCGTCACCGGCTCTTCCAGAAATTTGAGCATGCTGTTGGCCGCTTCCACGGTCATCGTCTCCGCCTCTTCGATGATCACCACGCGGTGCTCCGCCTCTGCGGCGGCATAAGCAAATTCGCGCTGCAGGCGCCGCATCTGATCGATTTTGATCGAGGTCCCTTCCGGGGCGATCCGTACTACGTCGGGGTGATTTCCGTGCTCGATCCTGCGGCAGGTCTCGCAGCGGTCACAGGAATCGTCGCGAGGGCCCGAAGGGCAGTTGAGGGCTTTGGCCAATTGCAACGCCGCCTCGCGCTTTCCCGCTCCCGGGGGACCGGAAAAAAGGTAGGCGTGGGCCACCCGTTCCCGCTTCAGTCCCGCCCGGATCAGGCGCACCGCTTTTTCCTGCCCAAGGATGGCGTCGAAAGACATCTCCAAACCCTCCGCTCAAAAATGCTCAAACCGTTCCACCGACAGGACAAAGACGGTCGCTCCCCCGACCTGCACCTCCACCGGATAGGAACCGTCGCCCTCGTTGCCGCCGCCCATGTGAGGCGTCATCCAGCCCTTCCGAACCTGACTGTTTTTCCGGATGATTTCCAGAACCTTTTC is a window encoding:
- a CDS encoding cyclic-di-AMP receptor; this translates as MKLIIAVVQDRDSNRLSQALVWEHIPVTKLASTGGFLRAGNTTFLIGVDDDRVEKVLEIIRKNSQVRKGWMTPHMGGGNEGDGSYPVEVQVGGATVFVLSVERFEHF
- a CDS encoding PSP1 domain-containing protein, translated to MFAVTGVRFRQAGKIYYFDPCGLPIRPGDHVIVETVRGIEYGKVVSGIRYVTEEEVVLPLKKVIRIAGPEDAEQLERNRQAALEALDICREKIREHGLEMKLVDAEYTFDRNKVIFYFTADGRVDFRELVRDLASVFRTRIELRQIGVRDEAKMLGGIGPCGRILCCSSFLGDFEPVSIKMAKDQNLSLNPVKISGLCGRLMCCLKYENELYEEAKRRMPDLGARVRTPEGEGKVVVLNLLERRVQVQLNDSGRTVEHPVEEIHAKS
- the holB gene encoding DNA polymerase III subunit delta', translating into MSFDAILGQEKAVRLIRAGLKRERVAHAYLFSGPPGAGKREAALQLAKALNCPSGPRDDSCDRCETCRRIEHGNHPDVVRIAPEGTSIKIDQMRRLQREFAYAAAEAEHRVVIIEEAETMTVEAANSMLKFLEEPVTPMVAVLIADREDAVLPTIRSRCQQIRFVQPLPEHLEQRLIGEGMDPALARIAAHLADGGEAARRLAGGEEFARLCEQVIKWSGEVLAGRGDALISLQTEWMRGNPSKKTLETVLELMLLWLRDLLNRMLGRTEREVFTRWDAELRRQSAGWTPSRLVQAMDCVIQARRQLSGPVQPQAVFEQMVLAIQEGSFHVRSDRSPLSTSG